A stretch of the Lonchura striata isolate bLonStr1 chromosome 17, bLonStr1.mat, whole genome shotgun sequence genome encodes the following:
- the LPIN3 gene encoding phosphatidate phosphatase LPIN3 — protein sequence MNYVGQLAESVFATVKELYQDLNPATLSGCIDVVVVRQPDNSFKCSPFHVRFGKLGVLRSKEKVVDIEINGKPVDLHMKLGNNGEAFFVEELEEHEGSIPFFLCTSPICKKRCPKDAVEPSCGQEASSIGVILHKRRQHKRRPKKKEVLDSDSDSCDETENELPAPSGAAHLSLVDLVEVTGLLQPQEIYPCSDGVVLKVDSFMLGHQYSSKSDSELEIKPRESFSLAAESHMKWMWGRLPQMNKLVQVESTNSTKITAAAATTISATLVPVDEATPLVATSEHLGGDSSPAESQGHSSAVSATEPTLAPQAGNSISRLRNILHAVRTKRFLGAYSVPQEKQKRDVNVVPEVQPDVEAFEGATAPRQVGSESPTSQLERQRRQGSIKRSPHLDPSTINLEDFSELDKKPVALYLARSDTEQSLRPVTDPNNPVCIQLPSTLPANSPMDSDSMPTVALSLCGGLRGNRPISHEKFMEHMVSYQQFAENPRLISDPNLVIMVNKKYYNWAVAGPIVLALQAFQRNIPENIIDQLVKEKMPKKERRYWLSWRRREFPTEGVCLQQWVPRKASVGTLWCDTAQQRREMESPSDNEPQHPGDISTVETATHNPLPTFKKSLRLSSKQIGRLNLQDGPNEVAFSVTTQYQGTCRCEATIYLWNWNEKVVISDIDGTITKSDTLGHILPQLGKDWTHRGIVKLFHKIHLNGYKFLYCSARAIGMAHITKGYLKWVNEQGCGLPMGPMLLSPSSLWSAFHREVIEKKPEVFKVTCLTDIQKLFTTKCPFYAGFGNRPNDVYTYKQVGLPESHIFTVNPKGELIQELSKNQKSTYEQLSELVEVFFPPVGQRGSTALVSPQYSHFAYRRPPLPDADLDGLP from the exons ATGAACTATGTGGGGCAGCTGGCTGAGAGTGTCTTTGCCACAGTGAAGGAGCTGTACCAGGATCTGAACCCCGCCACCCTGTCAGGCTGCATCGATGTGGTCGTGGTGAGGCAGCCCGACAACTCCTTCAAGTGCTCCCCATTTCATGTGCGCTTTGGGAAGCTGGGGGTGCTGCGCTCCAAGGAGAAGGTG GTTGACATTGAAATCAATGGAAAGCCTGTGGATCTGCACATGAAGCTGGGAAACAATGGAGAAGCCTTCTTTGTCGAGGAGTTAGAGGAGCATGAG GGCAGCatcccttttttcctctgcacATCCCCCATCTGCAAGAAGCGGTGCCCAAAGGATGCTGTTGAACCCTCCTGTGGGCAGGAGGCCTCGAGCATTGGAGTGATCCTGCACAAGAGGAGGCAACACAAGAGAAGgcccaagaagaaagaggtgTTGGACTCAGATTCTGACAGCTGTGATGAGACCGAAAATGAGCTGCCAGCCCCAAG TGGTGCAGCACATTTATCCCTTGTTGATCTTGTTGAAGTAACTGGGTTGTTGCAGCCCCAAGAGATATACCCATGCTCCGATGGGGTGGTGCTCAAAGTGGACAG CTTCATGTTGGGCCATCAGTATTCTTCCAAAAGTGATTCTGAACTGGAGATCAAACCACGGGAAAGTTTTTCTCTAGCAGCTGAATCCCACATGAAGTGGATGTGGGGAAGGCTTCCTCAG ATGAATAAATTGGTGCAAGTTGAATCAACCAATTCCACAAAgatcactgctgctgcagcaaccACCATCTCTGCAACACTGGTCCCAGTGGATGAGGCAACCCCTCTTGTTGCCACCTCTGAACATCTGGGAGGGGATTCAAGCCCAGCAGAATCTCAGGGCCATTCCTCAGCTGTGTCTGCAACTGAGCCAACACTTGCACCCCAGGCTGGGAACAGCATCTCCAGGCTGAGGAACATCCTCCATGCTGTCAGGACAAAGAGATTTTTGGGGGCCTACTCAGTCCCAcaagagaaacagaagagagATGTGAATGTTGTGCCAGAGGTTCAGCCAGATGTGGAGGCCTTTGAGGGAGCCACTGCTCCAAGGCAGGTGGGCTCAGAAAGCCCCACGTCCCAGCTGGAGAGGCAGAGAAGACAAG GATCCATCAAAAGAAGTCCTCACTTGGATCCCAGTACCATTAACCTGGAAGACTTCTCTGAGCTGGACAAGAAGCCAGTGGCTCTCTATTTGGCCAGGAG TGACACAGAGCAGAGTTTGAGGCCTGTGACAGACCCCAACAACCCTGTGTGTATCCAGCTGCCATCCACCTTGCCTGCCAACAGCCCCATGGACTCTGACTCGATGCCCACAGTTGCCCTGTCACTGTGTGGGGGCCTCAGGGGCAACAGGCCAATCTCTCATG AGAAGTTCATGGAACACATGGTTTCCTACCAGCAGTTTGCTGAGAATCCAAGGCTCATCAGTGACCCAAACCTGGTGATAATGGTCAACAAGAA GTATTACAACTGGGCAGTGGCTGGTCCCATAGTCCTGGCCCTGCAGGCTTTCCAGAGGAACATTCCTGAG AACATCATTGACCAATTGGTAAAGGAGAAGATGCCCAAGAAAGAGAGGAGGTATTGGTTGTCCTGGAGGAGGAGAGAATTCCCAACAGAGGGGGTATGTTTGCAGCAGTGGGT gccAAGGAAAGCCAGCGTGGGGACACTGTGGTGTGACACTGCTCAGCAGAGGCGA GAAATGGAGTCACCCAGTGACAATGAGCCCCAGCACCCTGGGGACATATCCACAGTGGAAACTGCCACTCACAATCCCCTGCCAACCTTCAAGAAATCCCTGAGGCTCTCCTCTAAGCAAATT GGAAGGTTAAatctgcaggatggccccaacGAGGTGGCATTCAGCGTGACGACTCAGTACCAGGGTACGTGCCGCTGTGAGGCCACCATCTACCTGTGGAACTGGAACGAAAAAGTGGTGATCTCAGACATCGATGGCACCATCACCAA ATCGGATACTCTTGGACATATCTTGCCACAGCTGGGTAAAGATTGGACTCACCGTGGGATTGTTAAACTCTTCCACAAAATCCACCT GAATGGCTATAAGTTCCTCTACTGCTCAGCCAGGGCTATTGGCATGGCCCACATCACCAAAGGCTACCTCAAATGGGTCAATGAGCAAGGCTGTGGCCTCCCCATGGGCCCCATGCTGCTGTCCCCCAGTAGCCTCTGGTCTGCCTTCCACAG GGAAGTGATTGAGAAGAAGCCAGAGGTGTTCAAGGTCACCTGCCTGACAGACATCCAAAAATTGTTTACTACAAAGTGTCCCTTCTACGCGGGCTTTGGGAACAGGCCCAAT GATGTCTACACTTACAAGCAAGTGGGGCTGCCAGAGAGCCACATATTCACTGTAAACCCCAAGGGAGAGCTGATCCAGGAGCTCTCAAAGAACCAAAAGTCAAC GTATGAGCAGCTGTCGGAGCTGGTGGAGGTCTTCTTCCCTCCTGTGGGACAGAGGGGGAGCACTGCTCTGGTGTCCCCACAGTACAGCCACTTTGCCTACAGGAGACCTCCATTGCCTGATGCTGACTTGGATGGCTTGCCCTAA